A single window of Drosophila suzukii chromosome 3, CBGP_Dsuzu_IsoJpt1.0, whole genome shotgun sequence DNA harbors:
- the drpr gene encoding protein draper isoform X1, translating to MLRLILIACLAQLALAQADLKDLDGPNICKRRETYPVEVVYTELQSYQERGSTWCVTFPPRCSTYRIKHRVVNKTQTIMKNRIVRDCCDGYIASAGECVPHCSEPCQHGRCISPEKCKCDHGYGGPACDINCPPGWYGRNCSMQCDCLNNAVCEPFSGDCECAKGYAGARCADICPDGFFGANCSEKCRCENGGKCHHVSGECQCAPGFTGPLCDMRCPDGKHGAQCQQDCPCQNDGKCQPESGACMCNPGWTGDVCANKCPVGSYGAGCQETCECYKGAPCHHITGKCECPPGYLGERCFDECPLNTYGFNCSMTCDCENDATCDRANGTCICNPGWTGATCGERICEADKYGLDCNRTCECDMEHTELCHPDTGKCHCSIGWSSAQCTRPCTFLRYGPNCELTCNCKNGAKCSPVNGTCLCAPGWKGPTCEESCPPGFFGQDCALRCDCQNGAKCEPETGQCRCTAGWKNIKCDRPCDLNHFGQDCAKVCDCQNNAACNPQNGTCTCAAGWLGEQCERKCDAGRFGHDCAQKCQCDFNNSLACDATNGRCVCKQDWGGVHCETNCRSGYYGENCDKVCRCLNNSSCDPDSGNCICSPGWTGADCAEPCPPGYYGMECKERCPEILHGNKSCDHITGEILCRTGYVGLICEHPCPAGLYGPGCKLKCNCEHGGECNHVSGQCQCLPGWTGANCNESCPTDTYGQGCAQRCRCLHHKVCRKADGMCICETGWSGTRCDEVCPEGFYGEHCMNTCACPSANFQCHAAHGCVCRSGYTGDNCDELIASQRVADQSEDSSRASVALTLVLMTLFACIIFAVFFYYRRRVSNLKTEIAHVHYTHDTNPTSWPPNHNFDNPVYGMQPETRLLPNNMRSKMNNFDQRSTMSTEYGGDDSNASGRVGSYSINYNHDLLTKNLNADSTNPIVYNDSLKEEHVYDEIKHKEGYKDPVKIYSKILFPEDEYDHLDYSRPSTSQKPHYHRMNDAMLNINQDEEKPSNVKNMTVLLNKPLPPTEPEPQHESFDNTNTNLDNVSTASPSSSPEFRK from the exons ATGCTGCGACTGATCCTCATCGCCTGTCTGGCCCAGCTGGCTCTGGCCCAGGCGGATCTTAAAGATCTGGATGGACCCAATATCTGTAAAAGAAGAGAGAC GTATCCCGTGGAAGTGGTCTACACAGAACTGCAATCCTATCAAGAACGCGGCTCCACCTGGTGCGTCACATTCCCGCCAAGGTGCTCCACCTATCGCATTAAACACCGAGTGGTCAACAAGACCCAGACGATTATGAAGAACCGTATTGTAAGGGACTGCTGTG ATGGCTACATTGCCAGCGCTGGAGAATGTGTGCCGCATTGCTCTGAACCTTGCCAGCACGGAAGATGCATCTCCCCGGAGAAGTGCAAGTGCGATCATGGTTATGGAGGACCCGCCTGTGATATAA ATTGCCCACCCGGCTGGTACGGCCGGAACTGCTCGATGCAGTGCGACTGCCTGAACAATGCGGTCTGCGAGCCCTTCTCCGGCGACTGCGAGTGCGCCAAGGGCTATGCCGGAGCACGCTGTGCGGACATCTGTCCGGATGGCTTCTTCGGGGCCAACTGCTCGGAGAAGTGCCGCTGCGAGAACGGCGGAAAGTGCCACCACGTGTCCGGCGAATGCCAGTGTGCGCCCGGATTCACGGGTCCTCT ATGCGACATGCGCTGTCCGGACGGAAAACATGGCGCCCAGTGCCAGCAGGACTGTCCCTGCCAAAACGACGGAAAGTGCCAGCCGGAGAGCGGGGCCTGCATGTGCAATCCCGGCTGGACGGGCGATGTGTGCGCCAACAAGTGTCCGGTTGGCAGCTACGGAGCCGGATGCCAGGAGACCTGCGAGTGCTACAAGGGAGCCCCTTGCCACCACATCACAGGAAAGTGCGAGTGCCCACCTGGCTATCTGGGAGAGCGCTGCTTCGACGAGTGTCCGCTGAACACGTACGGATTCAACTGCAGCATGACCTGTGACTGCGAGAACGATGCCACCTGCGATCGAGCCAATGGAACGTGCATCTGCAATCCCGGCTGGACGGGCGCCACGTGCGGGGAGAGGATCTGCGAGGCGGACAAGTACGGGCTGGACTGCAATCGCACCTGCGAGTGCGACATGGAGCACACCGAGCTGTGCCACCCGGACACGGGGAAGTGCCACTGCAGCATCGGATGGAGCAGTGCCCAGTGCACCAGGCCGTGCACCTTCCTGCGCTATGGACCCAACTGCGAACTGACCTGCAACTGCAAGAACGGAGCCAAGTGCTCGCCGGTCAATGGAACCTGCCTGTGTGCGCCGGGCTGGAAGGGACCCACCTGCGAGGAGAGCTGTCCGCCCGGCTTCTTTGGCCAGGATTGCGCCCTGCGCTGCGACTGCCAGAATGGAGCCAAGTGCGAGCCGGAGACGGGTCAGTGCCGCTGCACCGCAGGCTGGAAGAACATCAAGTGCGATCGTCCCTGTGACCTCAACCACTTTGGGCAGGACTGTGCTAAGGTGTGCGACTGCCAGAACAACGCTGCCTGCAATCCGCAGAACGGAACCTGCACCTGTGCCGCCGGCTGGCTGGGCGAGCAGTGCGAGCGCAAGTGCGACGCCGGGAGATTCGGACACGACTGCGCCCAGAAGTGCCAGTGCGACTTCAACAACAGCCTGGCTTGCGACGCCACCAACGGACGATGTGTGTGCAAACAGGACTGGGGAG GCGTTCATTGCGAGACCAACTGTCGGAGCGGTTACTATGGTGAAAATTGTGATAAAGTTTGCAGATGCCTGAACAACTCCTCCTGCGATCCCGACTCCGGCAACTGCATCTGCTCACCTGGATGGACGGGAGCCGACTGCGCCGAACCTTGTCCGCCTGGATACTATGGCATGGAGTGCAAGGAGCGCTGTCCGGAGATTCTACATG GCAACAAGAGCTGCGATCACATCACGGGTGAAATCCTCTGCCGTACTGGTTACGTGGGACTCATTTGCGAGCATCCGTGTCCAGCCGGACTCTATGGACCCGGCTGCAAACTTAAGTGTAACTGCGAGCACGGCGGCGAGTGCAACCATGTGAGTGGCCAGTGCCAGTGCTTGCCAGGATGGACCGGCGCCAACTGCAACGAGTCCTGCCCCACGGACACCTACGGACAAGGATGCGCCCAGCGGTGCCGCTGTCTGCACCACAAGGTGTGCCGCAAGGCAGACGGCATGTGCATCTGCGAGACGGGCTGGTCGGGCACCCGTTGCGACGAGGTCTGTCCGGAGGGATTCTACGGCGAGCACTGCATGAATACCTGCGCCTGTCCGTCGGCGAACTTCCAGTGCCATGCGGCTCATGGTTGTGTGTGCCGGAGTGGCTACACGGGTGACAACTGCGACGAGCTGATCGCCTCACAACGAGTCGCCGACCAGAGCGAAGATT CTAGCCGAGCAAGTGTGGCTCTGACCTTGGTCCTAATGACCCTGTTCGCTTGCATAATCTTTGCGGTGTTCTTCTACTACCGACGACGTGTGTCCAACCTGAAAACGGAGATTGCCCATGTGCACTATACCCATGATACGAACCCCACAAGCTGGCCGCCCAACCACAACTTCGACAATCCTGTGTACGGAATGCAGCCGGAGACACGCCTCCTACCCAACAATATGCGCTCCAAGATGAACAACTTCGATCAAAGGAGCACGATGAGTACGGAGTACGGAGGCGATGACTCCAATGCCAGTGGCAGGG TAGGCAGCTATTCGATCAACTACAACCACGATCTGCTCACCAAGAACTTGAATGCGGACTCCACCAATCCTATAGTTTACAACGATTCCCTGAAGGAGGAGCACGTCTACGATGAGATCAAGCACAAGGAGGGCTACAAGGACCCCG TGAAAATTTATAGCAAGATTTTGTTTCCCGAGG ATGAGTACGATCACCTGGACTACTCGCGACCCAGCACCTCGCAGAAGCCGCACTACCACCGCATGAACGATGCCATGCTCAACATCAACCAGGACGAGGAGAAGCCCAGCAACGTGAAGAACATGACGGTGCTGCTGAACAAACCGCTGCCGCCCACGGAGCCGGAGCCCCAGCACGAGAGCTTCGACAATACGAACACCAACCTCGACAATGTGTCGACGGCGTCGCCCAGTTCCAGTCCGGAATTCCGCAAGTAG
- the drpr gene encoding protein draper isoform X2: MLRLILIACLAQLALAQADLKDLDGPNICKRRETYPVEVVYTELQSYQERGSTWCVTFPPRCSTYRIKHRVVNKTQTIMKNRIVRDCCDGYIASAGECVPHCSEPCQHGRCISPEKCKCDHGYGGPACDINCPPGWYGRNCSMQCDCLNNAVCEPFSGDCECAKGYAGARCADICPDGFFGANCSEKCRCENGGKCHHVSGECQCAPGFTGPLCDMRCPDGKHGAQCQQDCPCQNDGKCQPESGACMCNPGWTGDVCANKCPVGSYGAGCQETCECYKGAPCHHITGKCECPPGYLGERCFDECPLNTYGFNCSMTCDCENDATCDRANGTCICNPGWTGATCGERICEADKYGLDCNRTCECDMEHTELCHPDTGKCHCSIGWSSAQCTRPCTFLRYGPNCELTCNCKNGAKCSPVNGTCLCAPGWKGPTCEESCPPGFFGQDCALRCDCQNGAKCEPETGQCRCTAGWKNIKCDRPCDLNHFGQDCAKVCDCQNNAACNPQNGTCTCAAGWLGEQCERKCDAGRFGHDCAQKCQCDFNNSLACDATNGRCVCKQDWGGVHCETNCRSGYYGENCDKVCRCLNNSSCDPDSGNCICSPGWTGADCAEPCPPGYYGMECKERCPEILHGNKSCDHITGEILCRTGYVGLICEHPCPAGLYGPGCKLKCNCEHGGECNHVSGQCQCLPGWTGANCNESCPTDTYGQGCAQRCRCLHHKVCRKADGMCICETGWSGTRCDEVCPEGFYGEHCMNTCACPSANFQCHAAHGCVCRSGYTGDNCDELIASQRVADQSEDSSRASVALTLVLMTLFACIIFAVFFYYRRRVSNLKTEIAHVHYTHDTNPTSWPPNHNFDNPVYGMQPETRLLPNNMRSKMNNFDQRSTMSTEYGGDDSNASGRGSYSINYNHDLLTKNLNADSTNPIVYNDSLKEEHVYDEIKHKEGYKDPVKIYSKILFPEDEYDHLDYSRPSTSQKPHYHRMNDAMLNINQDEEKPSNVKNMTVLLNKPLPPTEPEPQHESFDNTNTNLDNVSTASPSSSPEFRK, from the exons ATGCTGCGACTGATCCTCATCGCCTGTCTGGCCCAGCTGGCTCTGGCCCAGGCGGATCTTAAAGATCTGGATGGACCCAATATCTGTAAAAGAAGAGAGAC GTATCCCGTGGAAGTGGTCTACACAGAACTGCAATCCTATCAAGAACGCGGCTCCACCTGGTGCGTCACATTCCCGCCAAGGTGCTCCACCTATCGCATTAAACACCGAGTGGTCAACAAGACCCAGACGATTATGAAGAACCGTATTGTAAGGGACTGCTGTG ATGGCTACATTGCCAGCGCTGGAGAATGTGTGCCGCATTGCTCTGAACCTTGCCAGCACGGAAGATGCATCTCCCCGGAGAAGTGCAAGTGCGATCATGGTTATGGAGGACCCGCCTGTGATATAA ATTGCCCACCCGGCTGGTACGGCCGGAACTGCTCGATGCAGTGCGACTGCCTGAACAATGCGGTCTGCGAGCCCTTCTCCGGCGACTGCGAGTGCGCCAAGGGCTATGCCGGAGCACGCTGTGCGGACATCTGTCCGGATGGCTTCTTCGGGGCCAACTGCTCGGAGAAGTGCCGCTGCGAGAACGGCGGAAAGTGCCACCACGTGTCCGGCGAATGCCAGTGTGCGCCCGGATTCACGGGTCCTCT ATGCGACATGCGCTGTCCGGACGGAAAACATGGCGCCCAGTGCCAGCAGGACTGTCCCTGCCAAAACGACGGAAAGTGCCAGCCGGAGAGCGGGGCCTGCATGTGCAATCCCGGCTGGACGGGCGATGTGTGCGCCAACAAGTGTCCGGTTGGCAGCTACGGAGCCGGATGCCAGGAGACCTGCGAGTGCTACAAGGGAGCCCCTTGCCACCACATCACAGGAAAGTGCGAGTGCCCACCTGGCTATCTGGGAGAGCGCTGCTTCGACGAGTGTCCGCTGAACACGTACGGATTCAACTGCAGCATGACCTGTGACTGCGAGAACGATGCCACCTGCGATCGAGCCAATGGAACGTGCATCTGCAATCCCGGCTGGACGGGCGCCACGTGCGGGGAGAGGATCTGCGAGGCGGACAAGTACGGGCTGGACTGCAATCGCACCTGCGAGTGCGACATGGAGCACACCGAGCTGTGCCACCCGGACACGGGGAAGTGCCACTGCAGCATCGGATGGAGCAGTGCCCAGTGCACCAGGCCGTGCACCTTCCTGCGCTATGGACCCAACTGCGAACTGACCTGCAACTGCAAGAACGGAGCCAAGTGCTCGCCGGTCAATGGAACCTGCCTGTGTGCGCCGGGCTGGAAGGGACCCACCTGCGAGGAGAGCTGTCCGCCCGGCTTCTTTGGCCAGGATTGCGCCCTGCGCTGCGACTGCCAGAATGGAGCCAAGTGCGAGCCGGAGACGGGTCAGTGCCGCTGCACCGCAGGCTGGAAGAACATCAAGTGCGATCGTCCCTGTGACCTCAACCACTTTGGGCAGGACTGTGCTAAGGTGTGCGACTGCCAGAACAACGCTGCCTGCAATCCGCAGAACGGAACCTGCACCTGTGCCGCCGGCTGGCTGGGCGAGCAGTGCGAGCGCAAGTGCGACGCCGGGAGATTCGGACACGACTGCGCCCAGAAGTGCCAGTGCGACTTCAACAACAGCCTGGCTTGCGACGCCACCAACGGACGATGTGTGTGCAAACAGGACTGGGGAG GCGTTCATTGCGAGACCAACTGTCGGAGCGGTTACTATGGTGAAAATTGTGATAAAGTTTGCAGATGCCTGAACAACTCCTCCTGCGATCCCGACTCCGGCAACTGCATCTGCTCACCTGGATGGACGGGAGCCGACTGCGCCGAACCTTGTCCGCCTGGATACTATGGCATGGAGTGCAAGGAGCGCTGTCCGGAGATTCTACATG GCAACAAGAGCTGCGATCACATCACGGGTGAAATCCTCTGCCGTACTGGTTACGTGGGACTCATTTGCGAGCATCCGTGTCCAGCCGGACTCTATGGACCCGGCTGCAAACTTAAGTGTAACTGCGAGCACGGCGGCGAGTGCAACCATGTGAGTGGCCAGTGCCAGTGCTTGCCAGGATGGACCGGCGCCAACTGCAACGAGTCCTGCCCCACGGACACCTACGGACAAGGATGCGCCCAGCGGTGCCGCTGTCTGCACCACAAGGTGTGCCGCAAGGCAGACGGCATGTGCATCTGCGAGACGGGCTGGTCGGGCACCCGTTGCGACGAGGTCTGTCCGGAGGGATTCTACGGCGAGCACTGCATGAATACCTGCGCCTGTCCGTCGGCGAACTTCCAGTGCCATGCGGCTCATGGTTGTGTGTGCCGGAGTGGCTACACGGGTGACAACTGCGACGAGCTGATCGCCTCACAACGAGTCGCCGACCAGAGCGAAGATT CTAGCCGAGCAAGTGTGGCTCTGACCTTGGTCCTAATGACCCTGTTCGCTTGCATAATCTTTGCGGTGTTCTTCTACTACCGACGACGTGTGTCCAACCTGAAAACGGAGATTGCCCATGTGCACTATACCCATGATACGAACCCCACAAGCTGGCCGCCCAACCACAACTTCGACAATCCTGTGTACGGAATGCAGCCGGAGACACGCCTCCTACCCAACAATATGCGCTCCAAGATGAACAACTTCGATCAAAGGAGCACGATGAGTACGGAGTACGGAGGCGATGACTCCAATGCCAGTGGCAGGG GCAGCTATTCGATCAACTACAACCACGATCTGCTCACCAAGAACTTGAATGCGGACTCCACCAATCCTATAGTTTACAACGATTCCCTGAAGGAGGAGCACGTCTACGATGAGATCAAGCACAAGGAGGGCTACAAGGACCCCG TGAAAATTTATAGCAAGATTTTGTTTCCCGAGG ATGAGTACGATCACCTGGACTACTCGCGACCCAGCACCTCGCAGAAGCCGCACTACCACCGCATGAACGATGCCATGCTCAACATCAACCAGGACGAGGAGAAGCCCAGCAACGTGAAGAACATGACGGTGCTGCTGAACAAACCGCTGCCGCCCACGGAGCCGGAGCCCCAGCACGAGAGCTTCGACAATACGAACACCAACCTCGACAATGTGTCGACGGCGTCGCCCAGTTCCAGTCCGGAATTCCGCAAGTAG
- the drpr gene encoding protein draper isoform X3: MLRLILIACLAQLALAQADLKDLDGPNICKRRETYPVEVVYTELQSYQERGSTWCVTFPPRCSTYRIKHRVVNKTQTIMKNRIVRDCCDGYIASAGECVPHCSEPCQHGRCISPEKCKCDHGYGGPACDINCPPGWYGRNCSMQCDCLNNAVCEPFSGDCECAKGYAGARCADICPDGFFGANCSEKCRCENGGKCHHVSGECQCAPGFTGPLCDMRCPDGKHGAQCQQDCPCQNDGKCQPESGACMCNPGWTGDVCANKCPVGSYGAGCQETCECYKGAPCHHITGKCECPPGYLGERCFDECPLNTYGFNCSMTCDCENDATCDRANGTCICNPGWTGATCGERICEADKYGLDCNRTCECDMEHTELCHPDTGKCHCSIGWSSAQCTRPCTFLRYGPNCELTCNCKNGAKCSPVNGTCLCAPGWKGPTCEESCPPGFFGQDCALRCDCQNGAKCEPETGQCRCTAGWKNIKCDRPCDLNHFGQDCAKVCDCQNNAACNPQNGTCTCAAGWLGEQCERKCDAGRFGHDCAQKCQCDFNNSLACDATNGRCVCKQDWGGVHCETNCRSGYYGENCDKVCRCLNNSSCDPDSGNCICSPGWTGADCAEPCPPGYYGMECKERCPEILHGNKSCDHITGEILCRTGYVGLICEHPCPAGLYGPGCKLKCNCEHGGECNHVSGQCQCLPGWTGANCNESCPTDTYGQGCAQRCRCLHHKVCRKADGMCICETGWSGTRCDEVCPEGFYGEHCMNTCACPSANFQCHAAHGCVCRSGYTGDNCDELIASQRVADQSEDSSRASVALTLVLMTLFACIIFAVFFYYRRRVSNLKTEIAHVHYTHDTNPTSWPPNHNFDNPVYGMQPETRLLPNNMRSKMNNFDQRSTMSTEYGGDDSNASGRVGSYSINYNHDLLTKNLNADSTNPIVYNDSLKEEHVYDEIKHKEGYKDPDEYDHLDYSRPSTSQKPHYHRMNDAMLNINQDEEKPSNVKNMTVLLNKPLPPTEPEPQHESFDNTNTNLDNVSTASPSSSPEFRK; this comes from the exons ATGCTGCGACTGATCCTCATCGCCTGTCTGGCCCAGCTGGCTCTGGCCCAGGCGGATCTTAAAGATCTGGATGGACCCAATATCTGTAAAAGAAGAGAGAC GTATCCCGTGGAAGTGGTCTACACAGAACTGCAATCCTATCAAGAACGCGGCTCCACCTGGTGCGTCACATTCCCGCCAAGGTGCTCCACCTATCGCATTAAACACCGAGTGGTCAACAAGACCCAGACGATTATGAAGAACCGTATTGTAAGGGACTGCTGTG ATGGCTACATTGCCAGCGCTGGAGAATGTGTGCCGCATTGCTCTGAACCTTGCCAGCACGGAAGATGCATCTCCCCGGAGAAGTGCAAGTGCGATCATGGTTATGGAGGACCCGCCTGTGATATAA ATTGCCCACCCGGCTGGTACGGCCGGAACTGCTCGATGCAGTGCGACTGCCTGAACAATGCGGTCTGCGAGCCCTTCTCCGGCGACTGCGAGTGCGCCAAGGGCTATGCCGGAGCACGCTGTGCGGACATCTGTCCGGATGGCTTCTTCGGGGCCAACTGCTCGGAGAAGTGCCGCTGCGAGAACGGCGGAAAGTGCCACCACGTGTCCGGCGAATGCCAGTGTGCGCCCGGATTCACGGGTCCTCT ATGCGACATGCGCTGTCCGGACGGAAAACATGGCGCCCAGTGCCAGCAGGACTGTCCCTGCCAAAACGACGGAAAGTGCCAGCCGGAGAGCGGGGCCTGCATGTGCAATCCCGGCTGGACGGGCGATGTGTGCGCCAACAAGTGTCCGGTTGGCAGCTACGGAGCCGGATGCCAGGAGACCTGCGAGTGCTACAAGGGAGCCCCTTGCCACCACATCACAGGAAAGTGCGAGTGCCCACCTGGCTATCTGGGAGAGCGCTGCTTCGACGAGTGTCCGCTGAACACGTACGGATTCAACTGCAGCATGACCTGTGACTGCGAGAACGATGCCACCTGCGATCGAGCCAATGGAACGTGCATCTGCAATCCCGGCTGGACGGGCGCCACGTGCGGGGAGAGGATCTGCGAGGCGGACAAGTACGGGCTGGACTGCAATCGCACCTGCGAGTGCGACATGGAGCACACCGAGCTGTGCCACCCGGACACGGGGAAGTGCCACTGCAGCATCGGATGGAGCAGTGCCCAGTGCACCAGGCCGTGCACCTTCCTGCGCTATGGACCCAACTGCGAACTGACCTGCAACTGCAAGAACGGAGCCAAGTGCTCGCCGGTCAATGGAACCTGCCTGTGTGCGCCGGGCTGGAAGGGACCCACCTGCGAGGAGAGCTGTCCGCCCGGCTTCTTTGGCCAGGATTGCGCCCTGCGCTGCGACTGCCAGAATGGAGCCAAGTGCGAGCCGGAGACGGGTCAGTGCCGCTGCACCGCAGGCTGGAAGAACATCAAGTGCGATCGTCCCTGTGACCTCAACCACTTTGGGCAGGACTGTGCTAAGGTGTGCGACTGCCAGAACAACGCTGCCTGCAATCCGCAGAACGGAACCTGCACCTGTGCCGCCGGCTGGCTGGGCGAGCAGTGCGAGCGCAAGTGCGACGCCGGGAGATTCGGACACGACTGCGCCCAGAAGTGCCAGTGCGACTTCAACAACAGCCTGGCTTGCGACGCCACCAACGGACGATGTGTGTGCAAACAGGACTGGGGAG GCGTTCATTGCGAGACCAACTGTCGGAGCGGTTACTATGGTGAAAATTGTGATAAAGTTTGCAGATGCCTGAACAACTCCTCCTGCGATCCCGACTCCGGCAACTGCATCTGCTCACCTGGATGGACGGGAGCCGACTGCGCCGAACCTTGTCCGCCTGGATACTATGGCATGGAGTGCAAGGAGCGCTGTCCGGAGATTCTACATG GCAACAAGAGCTGCGATCACATCACGGGTGAAATCCTCTGCCGTACTGGTTACGTGGGACTCATTTGCGAGCATCCGTGTCCAGCCGGACTCTATGGACCCGGCTGCAAACTTAAGTGTAACTGCGAGCACGGCGGCGAGTGCAACCATGTGAGTGGCCAGTGCCAGTGCTTGCCAGGATGGACCGGCGCCAACTGCAACGAGTCCTGCCCCACGGACACCTACGGACAAGGATGCGCCCAGCGGTGCCGCTGTCTGCACCACAAGGTGTGCCGCAAGGCAGACGGCATGTGCATCTGCGAGACGGGCTGGTCGGGCACCCGTTGCGACGAGGTCTGTCCGGAGGGATTCTACGGCGAGCACTGCATGAATACCTGCGCCTGTCCGTCGGCGAACTTCCAGTGCCATGCGGCTCATGGTTGTGTGTGCCGGAGTGGCTACACGGGTGACAACTGCGACGAGCTGATCGCCTCACAACGAGTCGCCGACCAGAGCGAAGATT CTAGCCGAGCAAGTGTGGCTCTGACCTTGGTCCTAATGACCCTGTTCGCTTGCATAATCTTTGCGGTGTTCTTCTACTACCGACGACGTGTGTCCAACCTGAAAACGGAGATTGCCCATGTGCACTATACCCATGATACGAACCCCACAAGCTGGCCGCCCAACCACAACTTCGACAATCCTGTGTACGGAATGCAGCCGGAGACACGCCTCCTACCCAACAATATGCGCTCCAAGATGAACAACTTCGATCAAAGGAGCACGATGAGTACGGAGTACGGAGGCGATGACTCCAATGCCAGTGGCAGGG TAGGCAGCTATTCGATCAACTACAACCACGATCTGCTCACCAAGAACTTGAATGCGGACTCCACCAATCCTATAGTTTACAACGATTCCCTGAAGGAGGAGCACGTCTACGATGAGATCAAGCACAAGGAGGGCTACAAGGACCCCG ATGAGTACGATCACCTGGACTACTCGCGACCCAGCACCTCGCAGAAGCCGCACTACCACCGCATGAACGATGCCATGCTCAACATCAACCAGGACGAGGAGAAGCCCAGCAACGTGAAGAACATGACGGTGCTGCTGAACAAACCGCTGCCGCCCACGGAGCCGGAGCCCCAGCACGAGAGCTTCGACAATACGAACACCAACCTCGACAATGTGTCGACGGCGTCGCCCAGTTCCAGTCCGGAATTCCGCAAGTAG
- the drpr gene encoding protein draper isoform X4: MLRLILIACLAQLALAQADLKDLDGPNICKRRETYPVEVVYTELQSYQERGSTWCVTFPPRCSTYRIKHRVVNKTQTIMKNRIVRDCCDGYIASAGECVPHCSEPCQHGRCISPEKCKCDHGYGGPACDISVHCETNCRSGYYGENCDKVCRCLNNSSCDPDSGNCICSPGWTGADCAEPCPPGYYGMECKERCPEILHGNKSCDHITGEILCRTGYVGLICEHPCPAGLYGPGCKLKCNCEHGGECNHVSGQCQCLPGWTGANCNESCPTDTYGQGCAQRCRCLHHKVCRKADGMCICETGWSGTRCDEVCPEGFYGEHCMNTCACPSANFQCHAAHGCVCRSGYTGDNCDELIASQRVADQSEDSSRASVALTLVLMTLFACIIFAVFFYYRRRVSNLKTEIAHVHYTHDTNPTSWPPNHNFDNPVYGMQPETRLLPNNMRSKMNNFDQRSTMSTEYGGDDSNASGRVGSYSINYNHDLLTKNLNADSTNPIVYNDSLKEEHVYDEIKHKEGYKDPVKIYSKILFPEDEYDHLDYSRPSTSQKPHYHRMNDAMLNINQDEEKPSNVKNMTVLLNKPLPPTEPEPQHESFDNTNTNLDNVSTASPSSSPEFRK; encoded by the exons ATGCTGCGACTGATCCTCATCGCCTGTCTGGCCCAGCTGGCTCTGGCCCAGGCGGATCTTAAAGATCTGGATGGACCCAATATCTGTAAAAGAAGAGAGAC GTATCCCGTGGAAGTGGTCTACACAGAACTGCAATCCTATCAAGAACGCGGCTCCACCTGGTGCGTCACATTCCCGCCAAGGTGCTCCACCTATCGCATTAAACACCGAGTGGTCAACAAGACCCAGACGATTATGAAGAACCGTATTGTAAGGGACTGCTGTG ATGGCTACATTGCCAGCGCTGGAGAATGTGTGCCGCATTGCTCTGAACCTTGCCAGCACGGAAGATGCATCTCCCCGGAGAAGTGCAAGTGCGATCATGGTTATGGAGGACCCGCCTGTGATATAA GCGTTCATTGCGAGACCAACTGTCGGAGCGGTTACTATGGTGAAAATTGTGATAAAGTTTGCAGATGCCTGAACAACTCCTCCTGCGATCCCGACTCCGGCAACTGCATCTGCTCACCTGGATGGACGGGAGCCGACTGCGCCGAACCTTGTCCGCCTGGATACTATGGCATGGAGTGCAAGGAGCGCTGTCCGGAGATTCTACATG GCAACAAGAGCTGCGATCACATCACGGGTGAAATCCTCTGCCGTACTGGTTACGTGGGACTCATTTGCGAGCATCCGTGTCCAGCCGGACTCTATGGACCCGGCTGCAAACTTAAGTGTAACTGCGAGCACGGCGGCGAGTGCAACCATGTGAGTGGCCAGTGCCAGTGCTTGCCAGGATGGACCGGCGCCAACTGCAACGAGTCCTGCCCCACGGACACCTACGGACAAGGATGCGCCCAGCGGTGCCGCTGTCTGCACCACAAGGTGTGCCGCAAGGCAGACGGCATGTGCATCTGCGAGACGGGCTGGTCGGGCACCCGTTGCGACGAGGTCTGTCCGGAGGGATTCTACGGCGAGCACTGCATGAATACCTGCGCCTGTCCGTCGGCGAACTTCCAGTGCCATGCGGCTCATGGTTGTGTGTGCCGGAGTGGCTACACGGGTGACAACTGCGACGAGCTGATCGCCTCACAACGAGTCGCCGACCAGAGCGAAGATT CTAGCCGAGCAAGTGTGGCTCTGACCTTGGTCCTAATGACCCTGTTCGCTTGCATAATCTTTGCGGTGTTCTTCTACTACCGACGACGTGTGTCCAACCTGAAAACGGAGATTGCCCATGTGCACTATACCCATGATACGAACCCCACAAGCTGGCCGCCCAACCACAACTTCGACAATCCTGTGTACGGAATGCAGCCGGAGACACGCCTCCTACCCAACAATATGCGCTCCAAGATGAACAACTTCGATCAAAGGAGCACGATGAGTACGGAGTACGGAGGCGATGACTCCAATGCCAGTGGCAGGG TAGGCAGCTATTCGATCAACTACAACCACGATCTGCTCACCAAGAACTTGAATGCGGACTCCACCAATCCTATAGTTTACAACGATTCCCTGAAGGAGGAGCACGTCTACGATGAGATCAAGCACAAGGAGGGCTACAAGGACCCCG TGAAAATTTATAGCAAGATTTTGTTTCCCGAGG ATGAGTACGATCACCTGGACTACTCGCGACCCAGCACCTCGCAGAAGCCGCACTACCACCGCATGAACGATGCCATGCTCAACATCAACCAGGACGAGGAGAAGCCCAGCAACGTGAAGAACATGACGGTGCTGCTGAACAAACCGCTGCCGCCCACGGAGCCGGAGCCCCAGCACGAGAGCTTCGACAATACGAACACCAACCTCGACAATGTGTCGACGGCGTCGCCCAGTTCCAGTCCGGAATTCCGCAAGTAG